In the genome of Saprospiraceae bacterium, the window TTGATAAAAAAGCAATTTTAAATCCACTTGTAGATGAAGAAAGCAAGTGGTCAGGCGAAAAGATGATTTTAATACCGTATTATATTGATCCAAATTTAGATAGAACAGCAATTGTTACTTGGTTAGCTAAAGAGAAGAAGGGAAGGAAGTACGGGATTATAGCGTTGACTCCTAGCAATTCGGTGGCTGAATACTGGGAAAATCTAGGAGCAATTAAAGCTACTAGTACGAACATGTTTAATTTAGTTGAAGGATTGAAGTCTGGTGTTAGAGATAGAACAGTAGTTTTTTCGAACAGATATGATGGAATTGATTTACCAGATAGTAGTTGCAGAATATTAATTTTAGATGAAAGGCCTTTTTCACAGACTCTCTTTGACTTACATCAAGAAGAGGTTAGAGGTAGTAGTGATTCAGTTAATATAAAAATTGCTCAGAAAATAGAACAAGGATTAGGGCGTGGTGTACGAGGTGAAAAGGATTACTGTATCATAGTTCTAAACGGTACAAAACTTATAGCCTCTATAAAGGATAGAAAGCTACGTAAGTTTTTCTCTCCTCAGACGAGAAAACAAGTTGAAATAGGGTTAGAGTTAACAAAGTATGCTGTTCAGGACTCAATCTCAGAATCTGGATCTGAAATTTTGAATGGGGCAATGAAACAGTGCTTAGCAAGGGATGAAGGTTGGAAAGCCTTCTACTCAGAGCAGATGGATTCTATTAATTATACATCAAAAGATTCGAAAATTTTAGACATTTTAGAAATTGAGGCAGAAGCTGAAAGGCTCTTCATGATTGGCGATTTTAATAAAGCGAAAGACAAATACCAATACATTATCGATAGCTATTTAGATGATGATGCTGCTGAGAAAGGGTGGTATTTGCAAGAAATGGCAAGATCAATATATCCTGTAGATAAGTCAAAGTCTAATATATACCAATCATCTGCCCATAAAATAAATCACTACTTGATGAAACCACCTTCTGGGTTGGAAATTGTCCAGCTCAAAATAGAAGGGGAAAGAACTTCAATAATCAAGAAATGGATAGAAAGCTTTGATGATTATACAAATCTTAAAATTCAGCTTGACGATATTTTAAGTGGATTAGTATTTGGTCCAAATTATAAAGAATTTGAAAAAGCGCTTGAGAAGTTGGGAAAGATTTTAGGATTTGGTAGTGAGCAGCCAGAGTTAGAGTGGAAAGAAGGTCCAGATAACTTGTGGTGTGTCGGTCCAAACAAATACATTGTAATAGAATGTAAATCGGGAGTAAAAGAAGATAGAGATTCAATAGCTAAGAGCGAAGCAGAACAACTGTTACACTCTATTGAGTGGTTTAAAAGAAATTACCCCAAATGTGAATTCACCCCATTGTTGATAATTCCTACCAGAAATTTGGATAGAGGAATAACTCTTAGTAAAGAGTCAAAAATTTTAAGAAAGGGTAAGCTAAATACATTGAAGAAGCAGGTGGTGGAGTTTTTCGGCGAATTTAAAAGATCAGATTTTAGTAGTATATCGATCGATAATATTAACGGACTATTAAATACTCATCATTTAAATGAAAATGATATCATCGACTTATTTGAAAATCCATATTATCAAAAATAAAATGCGTGCAACACTGCGCCACCGTCAACCAGTTAAGGCCGGCTGGGTTGGCTCTCACGTGTGACTTGAAGACCCCAAGTGGTCGCACTAGACATCAAATGAGAGTCGGCCTCTCGGCGAAGGTGAATGGGCAAACTCGTCAAACCACGTTATGCAACTGAGTCTGAAAGTGCCTGGTGGTGAGCGATAACGAAAAACGGAGGGGAAGACCGCTGTAGGTGAGCTGTTAGGAGTTGAGCGCAGGCGAACTCATGCTGAAGTCTCGAAAGAAAATACAGGCGCCCCTTCTATGGCTGGACGAGACAGCGTGATGAAAAAGGACTACTTCCGATTTTGTCCAAGCTTAGACCAACAACATCCCGGATTGTTCTTACATTGGCGATGGGTTCAGCGATAGGGCATAAATGAATACCTTTATGATTGACGTGATTTATAAACAGGAAGAGCCGTACGAAGGCAGGTGTGAGAACGTAGGGGGAATTCTCCTGCGTGACTCGATTGGGTGCCATGTTAAAAGAGCCAAGGCACATTTAAGTACATTTGGTTTTTGCCGACACGCAAAGCCCAAACAAAGAACTACAAAAAAACCAAAAGAGCTTGAAATGCAAATCATTCACGAACACCGAAAAAAGATAAAAAACGCCGTGAGTAATTTTTGTCAACGCTCGACAGAAACGAAGTATTGACATTGACAAAAAGATAAAAGACAATAAATGAAGAATTTTAAAGAGAAAGCAGACCTGATTTGGAGAGTGGCAGATCTACTTAGAGGCGACTATAAACAGTCTGACTATGGAAAGGTAATCCTTCCAATGACAGTGCTTAGACGATTGGACTGTGTACTGGAACCGACCAAGCAGAAAGTGCTGGACTATTTGCCCAAGGTAGAATCATTAAAAGAAAGTGCCAAAGACATTGCGCTCAATAAAATTGCAGGTTTTAATTTCCACAACAGAAGCCAATTCAACTTTGACAAACTGATTGCTGACTCAGAGAATGTTGCTATAAATCTAAGAAACTACATCAACGGCTTTTCGACTAGTGCAAGGGAAATCATTGAGTACTTCAATTTTGACGACCAGATTGACCGCATGGACGACCCAAAAACGGACATCCTTTTCAGAGTAGTCAAAGCGTTTCAAGAGATTGACTTGACTGATATGGATTCCATGGAAATGGGTTACACGTTTGAGGAACTCATCCGGAAATTTGCGGAACAATCCAACGAAACGGCAGGAGAACACTTTACCCCAAGAGAAGTCATTCGCTTGATGGTAAACGTGCTGTTTATTGAAGACAAAGACATACTTACCCAGGACGGGATTGTAAAAACGCTTTACGATCCGGCTTGCGGCACGGGCGGTATGCTTTCGGTGGGTGAGCAATATGTGAAAGAACTTAATCCCAAAGCCGAGTTGAAAGTATTCGGTCAAGAAATCAATCCTGAGTCGTATGCCATCTGTAAATCGGATATGCTGATCAAAGGACAAAACCCGAGTAACATCAAGTTTGGCAACACTTTTACCGTGGACGGACTGGAAGAAGAAAAATTTGATTACATGCTTTCCAATCCGCCTTTTGGGGTGGATTGGAAAAAAGCCGAAAAAATCATCAAAGCCGAAGCAGACAGCAAAGGCATGAGCGGGCGATTTGGTGCCGGCACTCCCCGAATCAACGACGGCTCCCTGCTCTTTTTGCAGCATATGATTTCCAAGATGAAACCGGACGGCACTCGCATTGGCATTGTGTTCAATGGCTCGCCTTTGTTTACCGGAGCTGCCGAAAGCGGTGAAAGCAATATCAGGAAATGGATCATTGAAAATGATTGGCTCGAAGCGGTCATTGCCCTGCCCGACCAACTCTTTTATAACACAGGCATCAGCACCTATATCTGGATTGTAGCCAACAATAAAAGTGCGGAGCGAAGTGGCAAAGTGCAATTGATAAACGCTACAGGTGCCAAAGATGAAGAACTTCTGAAAGAAGCCGCAAAGGCAGGAGAAACGCTGTCTTTAACAGAAAACCGCTTTTGGCAAAAGATGGACAGAAGTT includes:
- a CDS encoding DEAD/DEAH box helicase family protein; this translates as MIDFKKRLNSKDESKKVNPIEIYASLDRAADKGPLRPAQQRILSSWFEKHKEDRDIIIKLHTGQGKTLIGLLLLQSYLNQGKGPVMYICPDKYLVDQTCSQAKQFGIDYVTIDSDGDIPDEFYDSKSILIVHVQKVFNGFTKFGLGNRSIEVAAIVLDDSHACISSIEDSANIRITRGGDLYSQILSTFEDYLKDQGLAVFKEVLNGESYDVVNVPYWAWTEKYEQLVQIFLDNIEEVDKFSWNLIKDELKECRCLISSKIIEIYPLQTPIYKYKFFDKASHRILMSATTNNDAAFIKALGIDKKAILNPLVDEESKWSGEKMILIPYYIDPNLDRTAIVTWLAKEKKGRKYGIIALTPSNSVAEYWENLGAIKATSTNMFNLVEGLKSGVRDRTVVFSNRYDGIDLPDSSCRILILDERPFSQTLFDLHQEEVRGSSDSVNIKIAQKIEQGLGRGVRGEKDYCIIVLNGTKLIASIKDRKLRKFFSPQTRKQVEIGLELTKYAVQDSISESGSEILNGAMKQCLARDEGWKAFYSEQMDSINYTSKDSKILDILEIEAEAERLFMIGDFNKAKDKYQYIIDSYLDDDAAEKGWYLQEMARSIYPVDKSKSNIYQSSAHKINHYLMKPPSGLEIVQLKIEGERTSIIKKWIESFDDYTNLKIQLDDILSGLVFGPNYKEFEKALEKLGKILGFGSEQPELEWKEGPDNLWCVGPNKYIVIECKSGVKEDRDSIAKSEAEQLLHSIEWFKRNYPKCEFTPLLIIPTRNLDRGITLSKESKILRKGKLNTLKKQVVEFFGEFKRSDFSSISIDNINGLLNTHHLNENDIIDLFENPYYQK
- a CDS encoding class I SAM-dependent DNA methyltransferase; translation: MKNFKEKADLIWRVADLLRGDYKQSDYGKVILPMTVLRRLDCVLEPTKQKVLDYLPKVESLKESAKDIALNKIAGFNFHNRSQFNFDKLIADSENVAINLRNYINGFSTSAREIIEYFNFDDQIDRMDDPKTDILFRVVKAFQEIDLTDMDSMEMGYTFEELIRKFAEQSNETAGEHFTPREVIRLMVNVLFIEDKDILTQDGIVKTLYDPACGTGGMLSVGEQYVKELNPKAELKVFGQEINPESYAICKSDMLIKGQNPSNIKFGNTFTVDGLEEEKFDYMLSNPPFGVDWKKAEKIIKAEADSKGMSGRFGAGTPRINDGSLLFLQHMISKMKPDGTRIGIVFNGSPLFTGAAESGESNIRKWIIENDWLEAVIALPDQLFYNTGISTYIWIVANNKSAERSGKVQLINATGAKDEELLKEAAKAGETLSLTENRFWQKMDRSLGNKRKKIAENGNSKGIGFITQLYSQF